The DNA segment AACCGTTTTTACTATAGTTTGTTCAATAATGTTAAGGGCAGTGAAGTTTGCATCTTGTTGATTTATGTTGACGATATTGTAATTACTGGTAGTTCAGTTTCTGAAATGGTAGCAATCAAGAAAATTCCGAATGATCATTGTAAAATTAAGGATTTGGgtattttgaaatattttttggatattgaaGTGGCTCATTCCAGTTCAGGAATTTTCTTGTCACAACATAAATACTGTTTAGACATGTTATATGATTGTAGACTTTCGGGAGCCAAGCCTATTGGGATTCTTACGGATAGTACTACTAAGCTTTCACAAGATGATAGTTCCTTGTTGcaagatctttttatttattgacATTTGGTTGGGTGACTCATCTGTTTAACCACCGGCCAGATATTACTTACACTACCCAACAATAAGGCATCCCTCTATATTCTTCAATATCTCAAGAACAGCCCGGGGAGGGGACTTTTCTTTTTTAGGCGTTCAATAGTTCAGATTTCTGGTTTTAGCGATTTCGATTGTGCTGGGTGTCCGGATATGGTCGTTCTTTAATTCGCtactgcttttttttttcagggaGAGTCCCTTATTTCCtagaaaacaaagaaatagaCCACTGTTGTACGCTCATCAACTAAAGCATAGTAACATGCTCATGTTAATACCACTTGCGAACTCTTATGGATATTGAATTTGCTGGGTTTTGTTCATGTTTCTTATGATAGACCTCCTGTTTTGTTTTACGATCATTAGAGTGCTCTTCATAAAGATGTCAATCCAGTTTTTCACGAGCACACAAAATATTTGGAGATTGATTGTCATCTGGTGCGTCAAAAATCTCAGGCTAGGGTAATGAAGTTGTTGCCTATCCCTTCTTCTAGTCAACTTGCAGATATCTTTGCCAAGCCACTTCCAACTAAACCTTTTTACGCCAACTTATCCAAACTAGGGATTCTTAACGTATACCATCTTCCACCTTGCGAGGGCATATTAAACCAACCACCATCAACCCAACATAGCAATAACACACAAGAGAATCAGGCCCAAATACAAAATTCAGATTAAGTAACTTTTTTTCtctgttatttttcttttactcatgctttttctcttttgttctAGAATGTGGTGACTCGCTTTTTTTGTTaggataaaattattttagtttttagatttgATAGTTGTTATATAGATTTGCCAAGTTGTATGTTTTTCTTCTTGTATATATACAACTTCTGTAATTATTGatcaataataaaatagtaatacaCATTTTATTCATTGCTAAGTTGTATGTTTTTctacttgtatatatataacttcTGTAATTATTGatcaataataaaatagtaatacaCATTCTATTCATCTTTATGCTTCTCTACCTAATTCTTGTCAATAATTATATGTCAAAAATGATAAGCATTAGTCCTATAAAGTTATAGAGaagtttaaataattatattagaatAGCAGGTGATAAAAGTGATAGCATACACATTGTAAGACcccgaatttttaaaaattaaataaattatttatgatttatgatatttatttaGGATTATATTTTCAgagttttttatattaattgggtattttcttatttatgatttaaaactttagtaattgaataataataaagattttatatgcttgaatttgaataattacaTTTTGaacattattttatgatttaaaagaaaattgatttgattatcTCTCTAATTCTTGAATTAGagcatttatttaaaaataatttgtaagtGTATGAATAATAGTAGTTtgtttaaagataattttgttggaataaaattagttttcaatTATTATAGTATCCctaatttttattagaattaccAAACTACCCAAAAATCTCCAAATTTAAAATCCTAACCTTAACCCTAAATCTAATACACACACTCACTTTCACTTTTCTTCTTTGCTGCCACTCTCAAGCTACACGCACGGCTGATAAaggaaaagcagaaagaaagaaaagggaaaagagagaagagaactaCAGGCAGAGGAAGAAGGAAGGAGGGAGAGACACGCCCAGCCACTGTGCCACATTGCCACTGCCACGCCTTGTCGCCGTCCAGCCCGTTCCGGCGTTGAGCCAAGTTCCATTGCCATCCATGGAGCTACGAGGATGTGTTGCCGTCGTTGAAGAGAGAAGGTCGCGTGGAGAAGGGAGGAGTCACTGGGTGCCGCCGCGCCTAGCCTTCGTCGCCACTAGAGCTTCGTCGCTACTACCGTTGGTTCACCATGGTCATGGTGAGGAGCTTGGatagggggagagagagagagagagagagagagagagagagagagagagagagagagaacaagAGAGAACAAGTGCGTGGAAGAGGAAAAGCTGCGTCTCGTTGCTGTCGTCGTGTTCCGTCACCGGTGCAGATGTTCCTACCGTCGTCACTACCGTCTGGGTGATCACCAGCAATAGTCATTGCTACTGGAACTGGCCGGAGTCAACCATTGGAGCTATGATTGCTCAGTTCTTGGTTCTTTCTTGGTATAGTAAGTCATTTTGCTCCGAGAATTCCTCTTTGTCGCTATTATGTTATatgagttaatagtcaaaatagtccctgaaagatacTCCAATCTCCattttagtccctgaaagatGAAATTAATCAAAAGCGTCCCCGAAAGATACCGACGTTGATGGCGTTCATCCTTCTGTCATATCAGTTGTTGAGGTGTGTAACGTTTGCTGAGTTGGAACATTAAGTTACAGTGTGGCACAGACCAAAACGGCGTAGCATCAATCTTCCACTCCTAAAACCATGAGACGACATCATTTGTGGTCCAGAGTGGGATCTTCAAATGTTTCTCCCCATCACCTCCTCTCATAACAACCCTCTTCAACTTTCGCTCCAAAATCCCTCGTCTCCTCTCTACTCTATGACTCTCTGCCCTCAGACACTTGCCTATGATCAGGACCTCCTTGTTTACTTGACGACCTTTGTGCGCATCGACATTCGTGGAAGAGTTGGCGCTACTAGAATGGAAAGTTGGAGGAGCTTGCAAAGAACTTACGCGGTTGGAGGAAGGAATAGTAACTGCCATaggtaaaaatttaatttttttgtcaattttcGTTGATTTTACAGTGTTGGTGTGTGTCGCTTTATGTTGATGTAGTTCTGAGAACCATTTAGTTAGACTAGGGTTTGGAGTTGACGTTGCTAGACAAGATACGATATTAGGAAGAATATGTTTTCTGTGAAGTTGTTTGACGGGTTTCATGGTTATTATGCTGTGGGTTATTTTGGTTTTGGTCTTAGTCGAGGGTTTGTGATGATTATGAGCATGTTATTTGTTGTGTTTTTACATGCAGTTATTACTCTGAGTTTGTTTCATATTTTGTTGTTGATTATCGTTATTTGATTTTTGCTTTTGTAGATGGAGGGTCCTCCTATGGCATTTGTATTTCACTATGGTGGGAAGTTTAAGAAGGATGAGGGTGAAAATTTGTACTATGAGCCCGATCACACAGAGGTGTTAATAGGAGTTGACAGTGACACACTTGATGTGTTCTTTGTGAAGGGTTACTTTAAGGAATTGGGATATGCTGAGGCTAGGGAATGTTGGTGGAAATCTCCTAGAATTCCCCTTGAATTTGGGTTGAGGAGGCTGGCCACAGATGATGATTTGATTGCAATGGTCAAGAATTGTAGGAGGAACTTCAATTTAATCAaccaagaagaggagaagagaCAAGGGTGAACAGCCAACTGGGTCAAGCACCAAGATGAAGAGGAAGTACAATCCAATCAGGTGCATGTGTTGTGGTGAAGTTGGACACAACAAGAGAGGTTgtgcaaagaagaaaaaagtagATGCTGAGGAACAAGGTAGGCAAATACAACTGCAGCTTGCACTTGTTAAAGAGCCTGCTCCCCCTACAGATGAAACAAACACCAACAATGATGTTCAATCCCTTTCTCTACCTCCTCCAGTAGTCCAGCCATAACCTAATGTGACAATCAGCCAACCAAAAGGCCCCCTACCAATACAAGATACCCAACCTCCTGTTGAAGACCTTCAAGTTAATTACTTATTGCTTTATCTTTAACACCACttgtatttatttagttaaaaaataatagttcTACAACTAGCCTATGCAGAATGCAAAGAGAGGAAGGCCACCTAAATTGCATGTCATTAAACGCAAGGCAAGATTGAATGCCTCCACCAAATCACCTGTGGCCATATCTGCTGAAACACTGAAAGGAACAAGTTTTGCAACTGCTAAGTAGATGCAAAGCTTCATGACATTTGTGCCAACTCCAGGCTTCAAGCATCCAAGAAAGAAAGATTAAGAACTAATTAGGAAATGTGTTTTGTATGTCGTTGTTATTAGCTTTTGGAAACAAGGTTGTGTAAACTGGTTGTGTTGtcaggatattttagttagacctattatgttttgttttctttaggtgaacaATGCTATGGAACCTTTGTTTTGAATTGCTCTATTAAGTTGTGGATCCTTGATTACCCATGTGGTATATCTACTAAGACAATATAATATGATTATGATGTTTGTTATGGATTATAACAATGATTATGTCTATTCTGATGTATGCAGCTTTTTGGTGAATTTATATTTAGGTACAAACATCACCATATTGTATTTTCAATGAAACCTATCATGCTCAAAGGACAAGTTTATGTTGACTTAAACACAATTAAGCTAGAACACCTAATTTCATTCATAAGTCACATCATCATTACATATCAACTAATTCAATCTCAAAGCTCTAACAACACCCCTAAAAGCACAACAACATAACACTCCATCTGTAGCTATACTTAGAGATACATGTGATCAAAAGTGATGCACAAATGACAGTAGCCACAATCATTGCAACTGAGATTTACATTATTAGCATCTTTACTGCTCTAACTTCATCCTCCAAACTACTTAATCTCCATGACACATTCAATCTCCATTCATTATAGTCACCACCAACCTTTGCATCAGTTTCTGCCCCTGCTGCATACCCATTATCATCAACCCATTTAAAGAAGTTGCAGTGGCTTCCCTTctgaatattttcaaaaaaaatatcaatttcaaGTGCCCAACAAAATAGACATAGAAAATgggaaacaaaattaatttatcctaaCTCACTAGGTATCTTGCACAAGTGTGGAACAACCTATCTGAATTCTCTCTTGTACCAGATTTTTTGATCATTGTCTTCAACACGCAAAAGCATGTCTGGTCCTCGATCTTCCTCTTCCATCGCATACAAGAGTTGGAACCATGTCTACCAAGAGACTGAGATGGCAAGCCACCACTGCAACTTCCATTTATCATGACAACGACTAAACAAACATTCAGGGTCAACTACTACGAGAATCACACACATTTATGCTTCGACTAGGGTTAGGTTAGGGCTGTAATATTAGGACTAATTTGAGctaaataaacaaatttatctGCTCAGCATTAACGTCAGCTATGCTGGATTGTGCCATGCTGAAACTTAACGTTCTAGCTCATCAAACGTTACACACCTCAGTAACTGAGATGACGAAAGGACAAACTCCATCAACGTCGGTATCTTTCGGGGAcacttttgattaattttatctttcaaggaCTAAAATGGAGATCGGGGTATCTTTCAAGgacgattttgactattaactctATGTTATATATTATTGAGGATTTTTCGATGTTAATGTTTTAGAGTTGAGTGACTGAGGTTGCATGCTGTGTTCGTTGCTGTCACAGCAttatggtggagtttctatggACGTTGCGGCTACCGATGTTGTGAACAAAGAGGATAAAATAGAGTTTGTTGTATAGTTGAGTCGCGATTGAGGTAGGAACTTTTTCTTAAAACTCATTTTATCTCCAAAAATTGTTGCAAGTCAATGTTAATGCAAAACATGTATTTTTGTGATTTCGTAAGTCTTACGGATTGAAATGAGTTGCCTTGAATGATTGAAATTGGATGCTTGATTGGTTTATTGATCGATTGACAATGTTTAGTTGGGTTTTGTACTTGGTTTGAAGTTGTTATGATGATGGTTGAATTGTGGTTGTTTCCGATTATTGAGTTGGCATTGTAGCGAATGAAAGCTTGATTTGAAAATCTGGTTTGTATGTCTTATTGAGGAATGGTTTGGTTTTGAATCCGTTGGAAAGGATTGAGAAATGATTTGATATTGGCATTGGTTTGATTTTAGAAATGATTTGAGATTTGGAAATGATTTACTATTGGCATTGGTTTGAATTTAGAAATGGTTGAGAAGAGTCTGAGaaatggtttggttgggacGCGAGAAGGGTGAAAAAATCCGAGTTTTAGGAGAGATGCTACCAACATTTTTATGAGAATTTGGAAGTTTTATTTCGGTTAATTTGATTGAAGAattttttgatttgattttgatttaacTAAAGAAAAGAGTATGATTTGGGTGTTTTAGTGAACTTTGAAGTGATTATTAAAGAATAAATGGTTATGTTTTGGAATTGCAAACACGATAATTTTTTAGTCCTTTAAAAGAGACATAAACTTAAACAGGTTTTGAAGTTAGTTTGGGACTTTTAGTTGAGCGAAAATGAGGATTTAACTTGCTTTTCAAAAGAATGACTTTGGTTTGGCTAATCACAAAAAGGATTATGTTTTCGGGTATTCGATTGAATGGAAATGAGTTTTACTAATTTGATATGAATTGAAGAGTTATGATTTAAggtttttaatcaatttaaaaaaatgagattgGTTGTCACTCTTCTAAAGTTTAGAAACTGTCCTAGAATTTAACTTAATAAATCTTGATTTAAGGTAATTTGATCTAATATTATAACTTATTTTGGTTTGGGTTGATTTAAGAAAATCATTATGTTTTGGGTCCTTGGGGGAAAAGCTTTGAAAGTTTTTAGTGGTTTTCGAAAGCAATTGAATTCAAATGTTGAAACTTAAGATGGGTTATTAAAGTTAATTTGAGACTTTCGATTTGGTTAATTTGAGAAACGGGTTCATGATTTACTTATTTAGTTTTGAGTAACAATGAAAAGAGATTCATttgtttagttaaaaattcaaaaagttaattaataattaatctaAGGGTTTTGAGAATAGGCAAGTTGAGATTGAGGATTCTCTCTCTTGCTGCGGTAGACAAGTTAAGGTTGAGGATTTCCTCTTTTGTTGCAGTGAACAAGCTTGAGGTTGAGGATTTTCTCTCTTATCGCATCCCGGAGTTGGATAGAAGGTTGAGAATTTTCTTCGATTCAATTCTGTATTAGTAATTCGATTTTTGGTTATGATTAAGATTATATTTGATTGAAATATGATTATAAAGAATTGTGGACCTGATTATGATCTAGGTAATGTTTGATTATGTTTGATGGAACTGTGATTTGGATTGATGTGGTGAGGATGGTGGCTTTGTCCCGCTCACGAATAAGCAAGTTGAGATTGAGGATTCTCTCTCTTGCTACGATAGACAAGTTGAAGTTGAGGATTCCCTCTCTTGTTGCAGTGGGCAAGCAGGGTTGAGGATTTTCTCTCTTGTTACATCGAGGAATTGAATGGAGAAGGTTGAGGATTTCCTTTTATTCAATTTCTGGTTGTGGTATGAATGAGTTAGGTTGATGATTCTCTATCGTTACATCACAGTCTCTCTTTGATTGGAAGGTTGAGGATTCCCTTCGTGCTGAGAGACGatatccgggttagctaccggatgtGTCTGGTTTTTAGCAAtataaccgacacgtgagctcacggccagtaggaCATACATGCATCATACTGCATTTGTTTGCTATTGTTTGGGCGTGCTTAAGTGTTTTGATTTTTCTATTTGATGAATTCTGTCTAACTGTTAATTGTGGTACTTGCTATAACTCTTCTCTGATTATGTTTACCTTGTATTGTTTGTGTGTGTGATTGATTCTGTTTTGAGACCAAGTGGTGATTTGTTTATATGTTGGGTTGGAGGTCATGACTTGATTTTGTATTGGATTGGAGACCGTACTTGATTATGTTGAgatatttttagagttttcaaattcttatagTTAAAGAAGAGAACTTTGAATTTTGGATAATTAATtgttgtggttttgaaaaagttcATAAGACAAACAATGACTTTGCTTTTGaaattcattcttctttttattagtaTCCTCTTATGACAATTCTTAAATCCCCTACTGAAAAATCTGCAAGGACGATATTTTCAACCCCCTACAAACTTCTCTTTTTAAGACAGACGAGGAAGCTATGTGAAGTTTTGCTGATTTCATTGTGCTGTTTTGTTTGGATATATTGGTCATAATTTCTCCCCTTTCCTTtatcatgatatttttgtaagagggataatATTTGTATGAAttctatgtatataatatttgtaaATTACTTGtgtaaaaaattttgtatatatgtatattcatATTTGTCTAAAGTAAAAGAGAGCTTTcggtttttaaaagaaaatagcaATACAATTTCAAGTTAAAGGCATCTATTTTATTGTTAACTATATTGAAATCATCATAATATCTTCGCTATCAAAACGATGCAGTCGAAAGTGTGACATTCTTATAGTAAAGATGTTACACATATGGCGCAAAATTCCAAGGGATTGGAATGAATGGAATTCTCTTCCAttctttgaaattgatttttcttCAACATTGCTTGAGGATAACGGTGTTCTCTCACTAAATGTACATCAATTAATAAGGTTTTGcatacaaaatacaaaagagaatgaTAAGTCAAAAATTGAAGTTCAGGTTGTGTCTTGTGGGAGGAAGCAAAAAGATCACATGGCCCTACATTTCTACAATTTGAGTTTAGTAATGTCGATCTTTGGAGGAGCATATGTATATGCCTCGTAGTTGATTTGTTGGCCCAATGTACTCAATTTTGTGAAAGTGGTAATCAGATCAACCTGAAAAATTAcaggaaaaaaattaagtagcaggtaatttttcaaattaaacaGCACCTTAGAAAGAAtccaaaagataaaaagaagtcAGGAATGCGTATTGAACTGTTGATTATAATTTGGTCACCATACCAATAATGATTGTCACAACTCATAAAGGCTAATACTTCAATTAGGGATGGCAATATTCCTCATTGCGTCAAGTTCTCCGCGGGAAAGCCCTGAATGGGGCCTCCAAGATGGTGATTAATATCCGGGGAGGGGAGGGAAGGGGGCAAAGTATCTTGAGGCAAGTTTGGTAATCCGAGCAGGGATTTCCACCCCGCTCTCCAAGATTTtcgaaatatataaaatatcaaatcTGTTAAACATCTAAGTATTATTGCCATCCAAATCCAACCAATTAGATTTAACACCAACAAAAATTACTATCACTAAAAAGAGCGTGATTATACGCTCACACGTCATTCTTCCAACCAAGTCATTTACGTTCGTGTGCGAGGTTTTACGTTATCaccgtcttcttcttttttccgaacctcctccttctcctcctccttcttcgcATGTTTTTTCcttatcgtcattcttttgCTACTACTGTTGTTGCTAtggttttttcttttcctcctctCTTTGGTAATTTtgtagcattatgtgttttttttctttgttttatttttttattggttttatTCCTCCCAAGAGAGTGAAGTAACAAgaattataacaaaataaaataagaagatgaaaaaggaaaaaataaaaaagaagaaacaatagaaggtgaggaagaagagttttgaattgtgcagaaCAACGAGTCGAAATGCATATTAATTCACttagaaatgaaccgaaattatatAATGATTGTGACACAAACTCAGTTCGAAAACATAATGATCAGAAGTGTACCTTATTGACATCCAGAATGAACCGAAAACTAAATTTcgaatgaaccgaaattacttaatgatgacAATACACAAACAAATTCGTTTCAAAACAAGCACAGAACAAGTGCACCTTATTTAAATCTAGAATGAAACGAAATTACTTAATGGTTGCGTTCGAAAACAAGCACACAAACAAAATTGAATGATCAGAAGTGCACCTTATTTACATCCAGAATGACacgaaaattaaattttaaatgaaccaaaaattacttaattatgACAATACATAAACAAACTCGTTTTAAAACAAGCACAGACCAAGTGCACCTTATTTAAATCCAGAATGAAACGAAATTAGTTAATGGTTGCATTCGAAAACAAGcacacaaacaaaattaaattattagaagTGTACCTTATTTACATCCAAAATGaagcaaaaattaaatttcgaatgaaccaaaattacataatgatgatgatcacaAACAAACTCGTTTCAAAACAAGTATAGACTAAGTCAATTTTGAACAAAAACACATCTAAATCAATTTTGGATTAAACAATATCATCAATATGACAAAAAATTCGATGATAACGATAACAATAATGATAATAACGACgataatgaaagagaaaaataatgaaaaaaaagaagacgaCGACGACGATGTAGCATTAGGGGTGAAGAACGTGTGTGCGTGAATTTGAAGAAGCAGCAACAGCACAAGGGgagaagaaagcatgaaaaagAAGCGTGTAAATCAAAAAGGCTTGGTTTGGGTGAGCttgtaagaaaatattttttttctgagttatttttttttaaaagatgttatgaaaaagtaaaagtaattttatgtttaggtatctcatgcaaaaagattttttatgtatcaattatgtttggctataacaatataaaagtatttttttgtttatttattacatgaaaaaaatctttttttaaaagaaaaatatcttttaaaaaaagatgtaaattacatcttctcaaaaaagatattttttatttttctagtgcttttacttttaatactaaaaatttgtcaaacacattaaaaaataaaaaaaaaaacttttttattaaaaaaataatcttttttttaaaataataacgcCCAAACATATACTTAGTTAAATCACTTGGATGTAGAAATTTATTGATAAAATATCTAACTTGTCCTTAAAGAATAATtcttaatttagatattttgtataaatataaatctaattaaattgaaTGTTGCATCAGTATATTGTATTTTaagagtaataatattttagaaaaaataaaaaattagcctaaacaatttaaaattattttatttagtattcattaattatcgttagaataattatgtaattttagatatgactttatatatatttaaaattatagatgTTATGATATATAAGATAATTTTACTGGAATTTTGTAAGGACGGTGGGGAGACGGGAAATGGAACCGCCGGGATTTTATTTTGGGGGCGCGGGGGAGGAGGAATTCGGAATTCGGGGAAGGCACCCCATCCCCCTGACATCCCTAACTTCGATAGGATAATTGAGACAATTCAGGTTATCTCTGTTGCATGTCTGCTGCTTTTATGACACATAAATATACTTACCTCATAATCAGTCTGCGAGACTGTTTCGCGGCTCCGTTGGTATTTATCAACCCATGGAGCAACGTCTTTATCGGAGGCCAATTTGGCCTCTGTCGCAGCCTGATCAGGGCCTAAGAATGCAGACAGAACAGCCAGCTGACCAAACAAGAAGAAATAGGTTAGTAACATCAACTTCCttcattatttttcatttttatcataGTAAACTTTCATAATCTTCACATTCAAGTCCGATGAGTTAGGGGATATGATACAGAAGACCCCTTACTTTATAAGTATATAATAAATCTCCTATGAGTTATATGTTATATAACACTAGATACacctatattttataatttaagtaTGAGAAATCAAAGGGTATTGCCTGTGTATCATTTCTATCCATGCATCCCATCTATGGCATGTTTTCTTCAATATTTCAGTAATCAAATATGTGAAATACCTGGCGAGGACCAAGGCCTACAGCAGAAAACTTGTCTTTCATTTCCTGAACACTTGCTTTCTCCCATAAGGGAACTCTCCCCTCTGGATCCGGCTCTTGAGCATCTTCCCTACCAAATTGCTTGTCGAACAGTCCCCACTGggatcaaaaaaataaaaaatatgcattatttgatcaaagtatgaacatGTAATAGAACTCTATTAAAGTAAACAGAAGCAACAAAACAGCCAACAGAACAAGAGCACTGAGAGTGCTCACCACAGCCTAGAtcccaatcctttcttgaaaCTGAAAAAATGACAAGAGTGTATTCCTATAACGGTAACTcaattcttgttatttacagCTGCAACCCCCCTATTTAATTGGCCTTCCTAGACTTTCAAAAGTGCAAAAGCATAATAGGCCAAACTGAGAGTATTTAACAGCAAGGCTCACAGAGCAAGAGGATGGGATAGTTGCAAACACGAGCCCAAAGACTAGTTCTTTCTTTACTTAATTTCATGCATATATAGGAGACAAGTTGGAGTAAAATGCACTCATAGTTACACCTCAATCCCTTCAATTCCTCTAAAATCAGATTCTCAAACATACTCTTAGCAATGTGTGATGAAGATATTGATGGACATCAAAATGAATATTTGTAATATCTCAAAAGCCATACCTGCCCATTTGATCCATATGCAGTGTACAGTAAATTCCCTTTCTCCTCATTTCCACCACATTTTCGAATCGCAGCAGCTATAAATGTAGACTTAACAGCACTTTGTgctacaaaagaaaaatagtgaCATTGAGTTGGGGGAATTCGAACATATCTCAGCAAGCTCTATGCAACTTAATTTCGAATGAATTTATAGGAATGATCAATAGGTATAAGTGTAACATGTATGGTATATAACTATTAACTGTTACGGTTCAACTTTGTGGTATAAGAAAGTATAACCTGCATAGTGGATTAGATCTGCATATGATATGGGTCCAGCTTTTGAATATGAATCTATCTCCTTTTTTGCTTCCTCTATTAAACTCAAGGCACCAGATAGTCTCGTATTTTCAGGTCTACTTATTTCTGAGCTTCAGGAAGATGAGAAAAAGGATAGAAAATTATAGTTATCAAATGGAAGTGTCAAAATGATTTCATTTCTGAAGATTGAAGAACCAACTACATAACCAGAAAATCTAAGATATAGTAAAcataaagaaataagaaggaatAACTTTTTGAGCTTTAAGAGTTGTTATTACCTTGTCACATTAGAGATAGAGAGAGGAGGGCCTAAAAATgtagaaattttttatgtagAACTAACCCCATTTCAATGTACCTTATTTATCTGATACCTTTTTGTAGAGAATATGAAGTATCTACTTTGGTAATATTTAACATCACTGTGCTTAAAGAACTAAGCTTCATCAGTTATAGGG comes from the Arachis duranensis cultivar V14167 chromosome 7, aradu.V14167.gnm2.J7QH, whole genome shotgun sequence genome and includes:
- the LOC107459152 gene encoding thylakoid lumenal 29 kDa protein, chloroplastic isoform X1, yielding MGVSFLSTLPSLLPLAHDSSPTTTTTIRHHPRLVTICGYNKIKASYHVIDEGHFSLKRRDILKSLGMTIGLELIGSSGSLVGTANAADLIQRRQRSEFQSKIKGTLFTAIKGNPDLVPSLLTLALNDAVTYDKATKSGGPNGSIRFSSEISRPENTRLSGALSLIEEAKKEIDSYSKAGPISYADLIHYAAQSAVKSTFIAAAIRKCGGNEEKGNLLYTAYGSNGQWGLFDKQFGREDAQEPDPEGRVPLWEKASVQEMKDKFSAVGLGPRQLAVLSAFLGPDQAATEAKLASDKDVAPWVDKYQRSRETVSQTDYEVDLITTFTKLSTLGQQINYEAYTYAPPKIDITKLKL
- the LOC107459152 gene encoding thylakoid lumenal 29 kDa protein, chloroplastic isoform X2; its protein translation is MGVSFLSTLPSLLPLAHDSSPTTTTTIRHHPRLELIGSSGSLVGTANAADLIQRRQRSEFQSKIKGTLFTAIKGNPDLVPSLLTLALNDAVTYDKATKSGGPNGSIRFSSEISRPENTRLSGALSLIEEAKKEIDSYSKAGPISYADLIHYAAQSAVKSTFIAAAIRKCGGNEEKGNLLYTAYGSNGQWGLFDKQFGREDAQEPDPEGRVPLWEKASVQEMKDKFSAVGLGPRQLAVLSAFLGPDQAATEAKLASDKDVAPWVDKYQRSRETVSQTDYEVDLITTFTKLSTLGQQINYEAYTYAPPKIDITKLKL